In a single window of the Arachis hypogaea cultivar Tifrunner chromosome 6, arahy.Tifrunner.gnm2.J5K5, whole genome shotgun sequence genome:
- the LOC112755614 gene encoding exocyst complex component EXO70A1, protein MAGSANLNGDSRIENLISARKSLKLSLEKSKSLGLALEKAGPRLEEIGQRLPSLEAAVRPIRADKDALVAVGGHINRAVGPAAAVLKVFDAVHGLEKSLLSDPRNDLAGYMAVLKRLEEALRFLGENCGLAIQWLEDIVEYLEDNTVADERYLANLKKALKNLRELQNDEEKARLDGGLLEAALDKLENEFRQLLTENSVPLPMAAALGDQACIAPSPLPVSVIHKLQAILGRLKANNRLEKCISIYVEVRSSNVRASLQALNLDYLEISVSEFNDVQSIEGYIGQWGKHLEFAVKHLFEAEYKLCNDVFERMGLDVWMGCFSRIAAQAGILAFLQFGKTVTESKKDPIKLLKLLDIFASLNKLRLDFNRLFGGAACAEIQNLTRDLIKSVIDGAAEIFWELLLQVELQRQSPPPLDGNVPRLVSFITDYCNKLLGDDYKPILTQVLIIHRSWKRQSFQEKLLVTEILNIVKAVELNLETWIKAYEDPMLMNFFAMNNHWHLYKHLKGTKLGDLLGDSWLREHENYKEYYSTIFLRESWGKLPSHLSREGLILFSGGRATARDLVKKRLKKFNEVFDEMYGKQSGWVMPERDLREKTCQLIVQAVVPVYRSYMQNYGPLVEQEASSTKYAKYTVQKLEEMLSCLYRPKPVRHASLRGRQFSGKYGNGMPDLRRTASAVV, encoded by the coding sequence ATGGCTGGTTCTGCGAACCTCAATGGTGATAGTAGAATTGAGAATCTGATTTCTGCTAGGAAGTCATTGAAGCTTAGCTTAGAGAAATCAAAGTCTTTAGGGTTAGCATTGGAGAAAGCAGGGCCTAGATTGGAGGAGATTGGGCAAAGATTGCCCTCGCTTGAAGCTGCGGTTCGCCCAATTCGCGCCGATAAGGATGCTCTGGTGGCCGTCGGCGGCCACATTAATCGCGCCGTTGGTCCTGCGGCCGCGGTGCTTAAGGTATTTGATGCCGTTCATGGCCTTGAAAAGTCGCTCTTGTCGGATCCGAGAAATGATCTGGCTGGATACATGGCGGTGTTGAAGCGCCTTGAGGAGGCACTGAGGTTCTTGGGAGAGAATTGTGGGTTGGCAATTCAATGGCTGGAGGATATAGTGGAGTATTTGGAGGATAACACGGTTGCCGACGAGAGGTATCTCGCGAATTTGAAGAAGGCGTTGAAGAATCTTAGGGAGTTGCAGAATGATGAGGAGAAGGCGCGGCTTGATGGCGGGCTTTTGGAAGCTGCATTGGATAAATTGGAGAATGAGTTCCGCCAGCTCTTGACTGAGAATAGTGTGCCGCTTCCAATGGCGGCTGCGCTTGGTGATCAAGCGTGCATCGCACCATCGCCTTTGCCTGTATCTGTTATTCACAAGTTGCAAGCTATTCTTGGTAGACTGAAAGCTAATAATAGACTTGAGAAGTGCATATCGATTTATGTTGAAGTCCGTAGTTCTAATGTGAGAGCCAGTTTGCAGGCTCTCAATTTGGATTACCTTGAAATTTCGGTGTCTGAATTCAATGATGTGCAGAGCATAGAGGGGTATATAGGGCAATGGGGAAAACATTTAGAATTTGCAGTGAAACATTTGTTTGAGGCTGAGTATAAGCTTTGTAATGACGTATTCGAGAGGATGGGGCTCGATGTTTGGATGGGTTGTTTTTCGAGGATAGCTGCGCAAGCTGGTATACTAGCATTTCTTCAATTTGGGAAGACTGTCACGGAGAGTAAGAAAGACCCCATTAAACTTTTGAAGTTGTTGGATATTTTCGCGTCTTTGAACAAATTGAGGCTTGATTTCAACCGTCTATTTGGAGGAGCAGCATGTGCTGAAATCCAGAATTTGACTAGGGATCTTATTAAGAGTGTCATCGATGGTGCGGCAGAGATTTTCTGGGAACTTCTGCTACAGGTGGAGTTGCAGAGGCAGAGTCCACCCCCTCTAGACGGCAATGTTCCGAGATTGGTGAGTTTTATCACCGATTACTGTAACAAATTACTTGGTGATGACTATAAGCCAATATTGACACAGGTCTTGATCATTCACCGAAGTTGGAAGCGTCAGAGCTTTCAGGAGAAACTTCTTGTTACTGAAATTTTGAACATTGTGAAAGCTGTTGAACTGAATTTGGAAACATGGATCAAGGCTTATGAAGATCCTATGTTGATGAACTTCTTCGCTATGAACAATCACTGGCACCTTTACAAACATTTGAAAGGGACAAAGCTTGGGGATCTCTTGGGAGATTCTTGGTtaagggaacatgaaaattacAAAGAATATTACTCGACAATCTTCTTGCGAGAGAGCTGGGGAAAGCTTCCTTCACACTTGAGTAGAGAAGGGCTGATTCTCTTCTCCGGAGGGCGGGCTACTGCTCGGGATCTGGTCAAGAAAAGGTTAAAAAAGTTCAATGAAGTTTTCGATGAGATGTATGGGAAGCAGTCGGGTTGGGTCATGCCGGAGCGAGATCTGAGGGAGAAGACATGTCAGCTTATAGTGCAAGCTGTGGTCCCTGTTTACCGGAGTTACATGCAGAATTACGGCCCCTTGGTCGAGCAAGAAGCTAGCTCCACAAAATATGCAAAATACACAGTGCAGAAGCTGGAGGAGATGCTTTCATGTCTTTATCGGCCAAAGCCTGTGAGGCATGCCAGTTTGAGGGGTCGGCAGTTCAGCGGAAAATATGGCAATGGAATGCCAGATCTTCGTCGTACAGCTTCTGCAGTTGTGTAG
- the LOC112755615 gene encoding KID-containing protein 1, which produces MELLVGPAFTIEVPSSPPHATAEYDADRPTISNAGTTGEIERDGTKSNSFFDEGSGFRAGGKAGLFAGDSSESSSSIGTPDDSDIENDVVSPIKEDDEDEEVQSKLNGLNSLDSLEDSLPIKRGLSNHFSGKSKSFTDLSQVNTVKDLKKQENPFNKRRRVLMASKRSRRSSFYTWSNPQSMPLLPLDEDSDEAAQEQEGDEDEEDEKGRKVFSSPSSSARDEVLSVRQQQQNRVPPQSYAAHMRLRLGSFKSRSLSLADLQEHDEEEEEDDNDNDDHHDHHQLT; this is translated from the exons ATGGAGCTTTTGGTGGGTCCTGCTTTCACCATCGAGGTTCCTTCTTCTCCGCCTCACGCCACGGCGGAATACGACGCCGACCGACCGACGATTAGTAACGCCGGTACCACCGGCGAAATCGAACGCGACGGTACAAAGTCAAACTCCTTCTTCGATGAAGGTTCGGGCTTCCGTGCCGGAGGAAAGGCCGGTTTGTTCGCCGGCGATTCTTCGGAGAGCTCGTCGTCGATCGGAACCCCCGACGACAGCGACAtcgaaaacgacgtcgtttcacctATAAAAGAAGATGACGAAGATGAAGAAGTTCAAAGCAAGTTGAATGGTTTGAACTCTTTGGATTCTCTAGAAGATTCTCTTCCCATCAA GAGGGGATTATCGAACCATTTTAGTGGAAAATCAAAATCTTTTACGGATCTGTCACAAGTGAACACTGTGAAGGATCTTAAGAAGCAAGAGAATCCATTCAACAAGAGAAGGAGGGTTTTAATGGCGTCAAAAAGGTCAAGGAGATCCTCTTTCTACACGTGGTCAAACCCACAGTCTATGCCGCTTTTGCCCCTCGACGAGGATTCCGATGAAGCCGCACAAGAACAAGAAGGCGACGAGGACGAGGAAGATGAGAAGGGTAGAAAGGTCTTTTCATCTCCTTCGTCTTCTGCAAGAGATGAAGTGTTGAGTGTGAGACAGCAGCAGCAGAACAGAGTGCCTCCCCAGTCTTATGCTGCTCATATGAGGCTTAGGTTAGGGAGCTTCAAATCTAGGAGCCTTTCTCTTGCAGATCTGcaagaacatgatgaagaagaagaagaagatgataatgataatgatgatcatcatgatcatcatcaattaacatag